Part of the Azospirillum formosense genome is shown below.
GGGCTGGCCCTTGGTGGCGGCGGCGGCGCGCTCCATGCCTTCCTGGATCTTCCTGGCGGCTTCCTGCTCGTCGCCCCAGCGCAGGATCTTCACCCACTTGCCCTTTTCCAGATCCTTGTAGTGCTGGAAGAAGTGGGCGATCTGCTCGGTGGTGATCTCCGGCAGGTCCTTGTAGGACTTCACGTTGCTGTAGAACGGGTGCAGCTTGTCGACCGGAACGGCCAGCAACTTCTCGTCCTCGCCGCCCTCGTCCTCCATGAACAGCACGCCGATCGGGCGCGAGCGCAGGACGGCGCCCGGGATGACCGAATGACGGCCGACCACGCAGACGTCCACCGGATCGCCGTCACCCGACAGGGTGTG
Proteins encoded:
- the ppa gene encoding inorganic diphosphatase, encoding MDLSKVPVGKNAPWDVNVVIEIPLRGEPVKYEIDKESGAMFVDRFLHTAMYYPCNYGFIPHTLSGDGDPVDVCVVGRHSVIPGAVLRSRPIGVLFMEDEGGEDEKLLAVPVDKLHPFYSNVKSYKDLPEITTEQIAHFFQHYKDLEKGKWVKILRWGDEQEAARKIQEGMERAAAATKGQPGPVV